From Prinia subflava isolate CZ2003 ecotype Zambia chromosome 20, Cam_Psub_1.2, whole genome shotgun sequence, the proteins below share one genomic window:
- the LOC134560674 gene encoding regulator of cell cycle RGCC-like isoform X1, whose product MAEELSELLKEFDEVMEDFDRGPASQYQQHLEELKRKVGQSVYDSGIDELESASTSPGSSLNSSEEHLNTPADTYPTKAKLGDTQELEEFIADLDKALEDCHHPLCHPAEM is encoded by the exons ATGGCCGAGGAGCTCAGTGAGCTGCTGAAGGAGTTCGACGAGGTCATGGAGGACTTTGACCGCGGCCCTGCGAGTCAGtaccagcagcacctggaggaGCTGAAGAGGAAAGTGGGACAGAGTGTGTATGACAGTGGCATCGATGAGCTGGAGA GTGCCAGCACATCCCCAGGAAGCAGCCTCAACTCCAGTGAGGAGCACCTCAACACTCCAGCTGACACTTACCCTACCAAAG CAAAGCTTGGAGACAcgcaggagctggaggagttCATTGCAGACCTGGATAAAGCCTTGGAGG ACTGTCACCATCCTCTGTGTCATCCTGCAGAGATGTGA
- the ARHGAP36 gene encoding rho GTPase-activating protein 36 isoform X4: MAPKASNPSGRSWRASQRRGKVIANDRACRQLQEAAGRSRRLCLEVEATVTKFRAQRQRRLGMGTSCIRAPDGSFAEEPLSPALLDKSSWSQRRGAMSVDSITDLSDNASKLLEALQLSHPHELDPRRSWGKKKPLSLNPITWQVPRIVDRCCTHLETHGLQTVGIFRVGSSKKRVQQLREEFDRGLDVFLDEHQSVHDVAALLKEFLRDMPDSLIPRELYGAFLSTATLEGQAQLDTLQLLLFLLPPCHSDTLLRLLRFLAEVARHAESSWDPEGQEIPGNKMTVSNLATVFGPNILQKEKPGEKDAGALNFEDSAAIILVLQRLIEHHHSLFMVSPEMQCDVLRRLFQTDPDVIEYLLRRKFPDAPSPEREDPRVDHAPSGQLGWTHSLKRGSVSSELYSNICFLNLDVGI, from the exons ATGGCTCCAAAGGCATCAAATCCATCCGGCAGAAGCTGGAGAGCTTctcaaaggagaggaaag GTCATCGCCAACGACCGCGCCTGCCGGCAGCTGCAGGAGGCCGCGGGCAGGAGCCGGCGGCTCTGCCTCGAGGTGGAGGCCACGGTGACAAAGTTCCGGgcccagaggcagaggaggctgGGAATGGGCACCAGCTGCATCCGAGCACCCGACGGGAGCTTTGCAGAGGAGCCGCTTTCCCCAGCTCTTCTGGACAAGAGCTCCTGGAGCCAGAGGAGG GGGGCCATGTCTGTGGATTCCATCACAGACCTGAGTGACAACGCATCCAAGCTGCTGGAGgccctgcagctctcacacCCCCACGAGCTGGACCCACGCAGGAGCTGGGGCAAGAAGAAGCCGCTGAGCCTGAACCCCATCACCTGGCAGGTGCCACGGATTGTGGACAGGTGCTGCACACACCTTGAGACGCACG GGCTCCAAACTGTCGGCATCTTCCGCGTCGGGAGCTCCAAGAAAAGAGTCCAGCAG CTGAGGGAAGAGTTTGATCGAGGGCTGGATGTTTTCTTGGATGAGCATCAAAGTGTTCATGACGTGGCTGCCCTGCTCAAAGAGTTTCTTCGGGATATGCCTGATTCCCTGATTCCCAGAGAGCTCTATGGAGCcttcctcagcacagcca CGctggaggggcaggcacagctggacaccctgcagctgctgctgttcctgctgcccccCTGCCACAGCGACACCCTGCTCCGGCTCCTGCGCTTCCTGGCTGAGGTGGCCCGGCATGCTGAGAGCTCCTGGGACCCCGAGGGCCAAGAG ATCCCTGGGAATAAAATGACAGTGTCAAATCTGGCTACAGTCTTTGGTCCCAACAtcttgcagaaggaaaagcctgGAGAGAAAGATGCTGGTGCCCTGAACTTTGAGGACAGTGCTGCCATAATCCTGGTGCTCCAGAGGCTGATTGAGCACCACCACTCCCTGTTCATG GTGTCTCCAGAAATGCAGTGTGACGTACTGAGAAGGCTGTTCCAGACAGACCCCGATGTCATCGAGTACCTGCTGCGCAGGAAGTTCCCTGATGCGCC GAGCCCAGAGCGTGAGGATCCCAGGGTGGACCATGCTCCGTCCGGACAGCTCGGTTGGACACACAGCCTCAAGCGAGGCTCAGTCTCCTCAGAGCTGTACAGCAACATCTGCTTCCTAAACCTGGACGTTGGCATCTAG
- the LOC134560674 gene encoding regulator of cell cycle RGCC-like isoform X2, with protein sequence MAEELSELLKEFDEVMEDFDRGPASQYQQHLEELKRKVGQSVYDSGIDELESASTSPGSSLNSSEEHLNTPADTYPTKAKLGDTQELEEFIADLDKALEEM encoded by the exons ATGGCCGAGGAGCTCAGTGAGCTGCTGAAGGAGTTCGACGAGGTCATGGAGGACTTTGACCGCGGCCCTGCGAGTCAGtaccagcagcacctggaggaGCTGAAGAGGAAAGTGGGACAGAGTGTGTATGACAGTGGCATCGATGAGCTGGAGA GTGCCAGCACATCCCCAGGAAGCAGCCTCAACTCCAGTGAGGAGCACCTCAACACTCCAGCTGACACTTACCCTACCAAAG CAAAGCTTGGAGACAcgcaggagctggaggagttCATTGCAGACCTGGATAAAGCCTTGGAGG AGATGTGA
- the ARHGAP36 gene encoding rho GTPase-activating protein 36 isoform X3 codes for MAATSPRTPLRLGLWRRALLECGASSAQRCVFQRTFGSAPVAGPSPGMQPMALQSLSELERASLQELALFRLQGRLPVGHLRLDRDGSKGIKSIRQKLESFSKERKDCSPHTFGVPLPQVIANDRACRQLQEAAGRSRRLCLEVEATVTKFRAQRQRRLGMGTSCIRAPDGSFAEEPLSPALLDKSSWSQRRGAMSVDSITDLSDNASKLLEALQLSHPHELDPRRSWGKKKPLSLNPITWQVPRIVDRCCTHLETHGLQTVGIFRVGSSKKRVQQLREEFDRGLDVFLDEHQSVHDVAALLKEFLRDMPDSLIPRELYGAFLSTATLEGQAQLDTLQLLLFLLPPCHSDTLLRLLRFLAEVARHAESSWDPEGQEIPGNKMTVSNLATVFGPNILQKEKPGEKDAGALNFEDSAAIILVLQRLIEHHHSLFMVSPEMQCDVLRRLFQTDPDVIEYLLRRKFPDAPSPEREDPRVDHAPSGQLGWTHSLKRGSVSSELYSNICFLNLDVGI; via the exons GTGTGTTTTCCAGAGGACTTTTGGCTCGGCCCCTGTGGCaggccccagccctgggatgcAGCCcatggccctgcagagcctgtctGAGCTGGAGAGAGCCAGTCTGCAGGAGCTGGCGCTGTTCCGGCTGCAGGGGAGGCTGCCCGTGGGACATCTCCGTCTGGACAGAG ATGGCTCCAAAGGCATCAAATCCATCCGGCAGAAGCTGGAGAGCTTctcaaaggagaggaaag ACTGCTCTCCCCACACCTTTGGGGTCCCGCTCCCCCAGGTCATCGCCAACGACCGCGCCTGCCGGCAGCTGCAGGAGGCCGCGGGCAGGAGCCGGCGGCTCTGCCTCGAGGTGGAGGCCACGGTGACAAAGTTCCGGgcccagaggcagaggaggctgGGAATGGGCACCAGCTGCATCCGAGCACCCGACGGGAGCTTTGCAGAGGAGCCGCTTTCCCCAGCTCTTCTGGACAAGAGCTCCTGGAGCCAGAGGAGG GGGGCCATGTCTGTGGATTCCATCACAGACCTGAGTGACAACGCATCCAAGCTGCTGGAGgccctgcagctctcacacCCCCACGAGCTGGACCCACGCAGGAGCTGGGGCAAGAAGAAGCCGCTGAGCCTGAACCCCATCACCTGGCAGGTGCCACGGATTGTGGACAGGTGCTGCACACACCTTGAGACGCACG GGCTCCAAACTGTCGGCATCTTCCGCGTCGGGAGCTCCAAGAAAAGAGTCCAGCAG CTGAGGGAAGAGTTTGATCGAGGGCTGGATGTTTTCTTGGATGAGCATCAAAGTGTTCATGACGTGGCTGCCCTGCTCAAAGAGTTTCTTCGGGATATGCCTGATTCCCTGATTCCCAGAGAGCTCTATGGAGCcttcctcagcacagcca CGctggaggggcaggcacagctggacaccctgcagctgctgctgttcctgctgcccccCTGCCACAGCGACACCCTGCTCCGGCTCCTGCGCTTCCTGGCTGAGGTGGCCCGGCATGCTGAGAGCTCCTGGGACCCCGAGGGCCAAGAG ATCCCTGGGAATAAAATGACAGTGTCAAATCTGGCTACAGTCTTTGGTCCCAACAtcttgcagaaggaaaagcctgGAGAGAAAGATGCTGGTGCCCTGAACTTTGAGGACAGTGCTGCCATAATCCTGGTGCTCCAGAGGCTGATTGAGCACCACCACTCCCTGTTCATG GTGTCTCCAGAAATGCAGTGTGACGTACTGAGAAGGCTGTTCCAGACAGACCCCGATGTCATCGAGTACCTGCTGCGCAGGAAGTTCCCTGATGCGCC GAGCCCAGAGCGTGAGGATCCCAGGGTGGACCATGCTCCGTCCGGACAGCTCGGTTGGACACACAGCCTCAAGCGAGGCTCAGTCTCCTCAGAGCTGTACAGCAACATCTGCTTCCTAAACCTGGACGTTGGCATCTAG